A window of Aricia agestis chromosome 10, ilAriAges1.1, whole genome shotgun sequence genomic DNA:
caataataaattatgcattAACTAAAGAGGGAGATGAAATGGGGGATATAGTAGCCACGGAGGCAACTGATCAAACTACTACTACTGAAAGTAATACTATTAAAGCTGTTAATACAATACCTACCGAGGCAATCAAAATAGTAATTACAACCACTACAGAGGCTGTTGAAATGACTGCAGAAGAAGCCATTGGCACAGAAACACAAGTGACCAATGAAATAATAAGTGATATAAAAACCACTGGAGCTATTTATACAGAAGCTCCGGAGGCAACCGAAATAATAAATGATGAAATCACGAGTACTTCAACGTCAGAGGCCGCTCAAATAAGTAGCGTGTTCGTTGATGAAATCCAAACAGGAATATCCCCTACCCGTGTGGCAGACCACGAAGTGGCTACTCAAGTTGATGAAAAAGAAGAAACTGGAACAACAAATGAAGTAGTCGATAGTGAAACTGCACTTTTTACTAAAGAAGCTCTTGATATTGAGATAACTGACACTCCTTTTGATACTCCTACTGAAGCACCTGACATGAGTATGTCTGACACTCCTAATTTAGAAGGAATGACAGAAACAACACTAGAATCTTCAACTGTGCCAGAAATTGTGCCTTAGTTTGTTTCTATTTAATAAATGCCATAAAtatcacttttttataatattttttttgttttttcttaaacatattaaaaatactacgtactaatataactaatatatgtaatattatgacatgaaaattattttctttgtttttgtaaagtatattatgtaactttttgaagtaaattaaatacctAGCTATTACATAATACAAGGGCATAATATGGTATATTTTCTTTAACCAACACAAAATAAACAACATAGCAACGATCGACAGATTTCAAACGTTAAAATGCATGGAGTCCAAAACGCTAAAGCTGCCAAATAAATTATGATGTgataaaaattctttaaaaacGTTAACAAACTCAAACACTGTGGATACAAGTTtggacataaataataaaagcagATGCATGGCGTCTTTCGTAAGGTCGTCAGCAGAATGTTCCGGCAGCCATATAAAGCCTCGTCGTGACGCTTCTGCATCCTTTTTTCTCTTAGACGCTTCCTGCGTTCATACATAGCTCGCTCTTCCTTTGTCTTACCCTTACTCACGAACACTGTATCATAAAATGGCATGTTTTCGATATGATCAGATATAACACTTATAGCTTCTGAATCCTGCACCATCTTAGATACCTTTGTGTTTTTGCGGCCCCACGTTTTTTGAAACCATTGTTTGATACTTGCTCCGGTTTTCTCTGGGTTCTTTAGTTTctgttttaaataaacaaaacaccTAACAGGATTAGTAATAAGGGTAAAGACCGACGTTATTATGATCTTAATTGTTTGAACAATTAGGTTTATCACTCCATTTAGAAAATTAGAAATACAGTTCCATTGTCCGATTTcccttcttttttgtttttctatAGCCTTTAGCGCCTTACGAGTTGCTTttctatttttcttttcttgtttcttgtagtaTTTAATTTCTCGCTTAAAGGCTTGTTTACAgtccttttttgttttttctggGCAGTCCTTCAAGTTATCGGCTAGTGACGCATCTCTTCGGAAagctattttgtttaatttattttttccttttctttTTCCTATTCGACGCTTCTTCCGTTTTCCACTGGAAGTTATACCTAAacaaatgaaatttaaaatatcaattttatttacatactgtataggtataaaactttattatcctatagGTAACAGTCTATAAGTCTAGTTTATAGGTCGCAGCAGAAACAAAAGATTCTTACTTCGTCCAAATATACGAGTGTGAGTTGCAAAAGTTGATTTTAACTTTTTGCGGCTCTCTTCTGCTTTTCtctttttctttaaattacaTGTCTTTGAATTGCATTGAATAGCATTTCTTGCAAGTTTCTTATTAATACATGTGCAGTTTACGTTTGCGTTTTTCTCTAGTCCTTTACGACAAACACCATTTGGACATATTTCCTTACTATATGCCTTTTTAAATATATCTCTCAGTTCTGCTGAGTTCACTACATTCATGTTAGCAGAATCCAAAGTTACTTCTAATAAGTGTTTAGGCAATTTGTCGGCTACATCTTTGCAACTAGCTATTTTTTTCAAGAATCTTATAATAACATTGTCTGATAGACAT
This region includes:
- the LOC121730985 gene encoding uncharacterized protein LOC121730985, with translation MFSDKKGKKYPKSTQKIIRFADADTSLKQLGNPAATNTRKHLPKCYLDPKLCKCKSKTGHFKVWNSFDNTQKIQKDTLITKNEDISKARKVDKRIQRNRIVDDMKDEEKNDTKNIKDNKRKKIGDTCDADQCKKRLQYIQNLQLPEQKKGTKKNIGFGDQVLAKNDSKKGKDATEILKAAITSKGDKRTVDKKVFNGNPAMEIRVDSNKMQVLNPTEIKSKVKHLGTVKKNEVCICPSRSKRINQNSCEDGACAAAMKRKQGNFKCNCVKKNVQCNDLSCANQKRLSECLSDNVIIRFLKKIASCKDVADKLPKHLLEVTLDSANMNVVNSAELRDIFKKAYSKEICPNGVCRKGLEKNANVNCTCINKKLARNAIQCNSKTCNLKKKRKAEESRKKLKSTFATHTRIFGRSITSSGKRKKRRIGKRKGKNKLNKIAFRRDASLADNLKDCPEKTKKDCKQAFKREIKYYKKQEKKNRKATRKALKAIEKQKRREIGQWNCISNFLNGVINLIVQTIKIIITSVFTLITNPVRCFVYLKQKLKNPEKTGASIKQWFQKTWGRKNTKVSKMVQDSEAISVISDHIENMPFYDTVFVSKGKTKEERAMYERRKRLREKRMQKRHDEALYGCRNILLTTLRKTPCICFYYLCPNLYPQCLSLLTFLKNFYHIIIYLAALAFWTPCILTFEICRSLLCCLFCVG